In a genomic window of Nostoc sp. UHCC 0870:
- a CDS encoding ChaB family protein — MLYKSNQDLPLEIRSKLSEASQDLYRAAFNSAIHWYGEVSKAHHVASSAVRMQSAMQRDVVLQK; from the coding sequence ATGTTATACAAGTCGAATCAAGACTTGCCTTTAGAGATCCGTAGCAAACTATCTGAGGCATCTCAAGACCTTTATCGGGCAGCTTTTAACTCGGCAATTCATTGGTATGGTGAAGTTTCTAAGGCTCATCATGTTGCGTCAAGTGCTGTGAGAATGCAGTCGGCTATGCAAAGGGATGTTGTTTTACAAAAATGA
- a CDS encoding response regulator transcription factor — protein sequence MAAAKILVVDDDPAVRNLIQRFLLKQSYQVEAAEDGKTALSLFEQFNPDLVILDVNLPDVIGFNLCQEMQSRNGVFVLMLTSRTDETDKIRGFAKGADDYLTKPFGLGELEVRVAAILRRQRVVTTAEQKRLLFEKLMIDPVRREVTLNSQSVPLTALEFDLLHFLASHPGRVWRRAELIQEVWDYEYVGDQRVVDVHIGQIRKKIEVDASQPALIQTVRGVGYKFECPTHSQLETNP from the coding sequence ATGGCTGCTGCCAAGATACTTGTAGTTGATGACGACCCGGCGGTGCGGAATTTAATCCAACGCTTTTTGTTAAAGCAAAGCTATCAGGTAGAAGCTGCTGAGGATGGAAAGACCGCCTTGTCATTATTTGAGCAATTTAACCCAGATTTGGTAATTCTTGATGTCAATTTGCCAGACGTAATTGGGTTTAACCTCTGTCAAGAAATGCAAAGTCGTAATGGTGTTTTTGTTCTCATGCTGACTAGCCGTACAGATGAGACTGACAAGATTCGCGGTTTTGCCAAAGGTGCTGATGACTATCTCACCAAGCCATTTGGCTTGGGAGAACTTGAAGTCAGAGTAGCAGCTATTTTGAGACGACAGAGGGTAGTGACTACCGCCGAACAGAAACGCTTGCTATTTGAGAAATTGATGATCGATCCAGTCCGGCGAGAGGTGACGCTGAATAGCCAATCTGTACCCTTAACAGCTTTGGAATTTGATTTGTTACATTTTTTAGCTAGTCATCCTGGTCGAGTTTGGCGACGTGCAGAACTGATTCAAGAAGTTTGGGACTATGAATATGTAGGTGATCAGCGTGTTGTAGACGTGCATATTGGCCAAATTCGCAAAAAGATTGAAGTCGATGCTAGCCAACCAGCATTAATTCAGACTGTACGTGGAGTTGGTTATAAATTTGAATGTCCAACTCATTCCCAGTTAGAAACCAATCCTTGA
- the hemL gene encoding glutamate-1-semialdehyde 2,1-aminomutase, translating to MVNTTIKTTKSQEVFAAAQNLMPGGVSSPVRAFKSVGGQPIVFDRVKGAYIWDVDGNQYIDYVGTWGPAICGHAHPEVISALHEALEKGTSFGAPSVLENVLAEMVIAAVPSIEMVRFVNSGTEACMAVLRLMRAFTNREKVIKFEGCYHGHADMFLVKAGSGVATLGLPDSPGVPKSATVSTLTAPYNDLEAVKALFEQNPDQISGVILEPVVGNAGFITPDAGFLEGLRELTHEHGALLVFDEVMTGFRIAYGGAQEKFGITPDLTTMGKVIGGGLPVGAYGGRRDIMSMIAPAGPVYQAGTLSGNPLAMTAGIKTLELLQKPGSYEYLERITKRLADGLLKAAQETGHAVCGGNISAMFGLFFTSGPVHNYEDAKKSDTAKFGRFHRGMLERGVYLAPSQFEAGFTSLAHTEEDIDQTIAIARDVLSNL from the coding sequence TTGGTAAATACCACAATTAAAACCACAAAATCACAAGAAGTTTTTGCTGCTGCTCAAAACCTGATGCCAGGCGGAGTAAGTTCCCCAGTTCGTGCCTTTAAATCTGTAGGCGGACAACCCATCGTTTTTGATCGGGTAAAGGGCGCATATATTTGGGATGTAGATGGCAACCAATACATCGACTATGTAGGCACTTGGGGGCCAGCTATTTGTGGTCACGCTCACCCAGAAGTGATTAGCGCACTCCATGAAGCTTTAGAAAAAGGTACTAGCTTCGGTGCGCCTTCAGTGCTAGAAAATGTCCTGGCAGAAATGGTAATTGCTGCCGTTCCTAGCATCGAAATGGTGAGATTCGTCAACTCTGGCACAGAAGCTTGTATGGCTGTCCTCCGGCTGATGCGGGCTTTTACTAACCGTGAGAAAGTCATCAAATTTGAAGGCTGCTATCACGGACACGCTGATATGTTCTTAGTCAAAGCAGGCTCAGGTGTAGCCACCCTGGGTTTACCTGATTCTCCAGGTGTACCCAAGTCAGCGACTGTCAGCACTCTTACCGCCCCATATAACGACCTAGAAGCAGTTAAAGCTTTATTTGAACAAAACCCCGATCAGATTTCTGGTGTGATTCTAGAACCCGTTGTGGGTAACGCCGGATTTATTACACCCGATGCTGGCTTTTTAGAAGGACTGCGAGAACTGACTCATGAGCATGGAGCGTTACTCGTGTTTGATGAAGTCATGACAGGTTTCCGTATTGCCTATGGTGGCGCACAAGAGAAATTTGGCATCACACCAGATTTAACCACTATGGGTAAAGTCATTGGTGGTGGACTGCCGGTAGGTGCTTACGGTGGTCGCCGCGATATTATGTCCATGATTGCCCCGGCTGGCCCTGTATATCAAGCCGGAACTCTTTCGGGAAATCCCCTAGCGATGACTGCGGGAATTAAAACCTTGGAATTGTTGCAAAAGCCTGGTAGTTATGAGTATCTGGAGCGAATCACTAAAAGGCTGGCAGATGGCTTACTAAAAGCGGCTCAAGAAACTGGTCATGCAGTTTGCGGCGGTAACATTAGCGCGATGTTCGGCTTATTCTTTACTTCTGGGCCTGTACATAACTATGAAGATGCCAAAAAGTCAGATACAGCGAAATTTGGCCGTTTCCATCGCGGTATGTTAGAGCGCGGTGTTTATTTAGCCCCTTCTCAGTTTGAGGCTGGTTTTACTTCTTTAGCTCACACTGAAGAAGATATTGACCAAACGATCGCGATCGCACGAGATGTATTATCTAATCTGTAA
- a CDS encoding metallothionein — translation MKCACPNCLCIVSVEDAINKDGKYYCSEGCAEGHKTIQGCNHKGCGC, via the coding sequence ATGAAATGCGCCTGTCCCAATTGCCTGTGCATCGTTTCAGTTGAGGATGCAATCAACAAGGACGGGAAATACTACTGTTCTGAAGGCTGTGCAGAAGGGCATAAAACCATCCAAGGATGCAATCACAAAGGATGTGGCTGTTGA
- the hisIE gene encoding bifunctional phosphoribosyl-AMP cyclohydrolase/phosphoribosyl-ATP diphosphatase HisIE — protein MFSTDSNSLHNAIPVEEIRYDERGLVPAIVQDYLDGTVLMMAWMNQESLQKTLDTKETWFWSRSRQELWHKGATSGHIQKVQSIRYDCDSDALLIGVEQLGDIACHTGERSCFHQVEGQITAPPGDTLSQVFQVICDRRDHPNESSYTCKLFAGGDNKILKKIGEESAEVVMAFKDDEPDAIAGEVADLIYHTMVALAHHQVDLKAVYRKLQERRR, from the coding sequence ATGTTTTCTACCGATTCAAACTCATTGCACAACGCCATCCCCGTTGAAGAAATCCGCTACGATGAACGGGGTTTAGTGCCGGCAATTGTCCAAGATTACCTGGATGGCACGGTGTTAATGATGGCGTGGATGAATCAGGAATCGTTACAAAAGACTTTAGACACAAAAGAAACGTGGTTTTGGAGTCGTTCCCGTCAGGAATTATGGCACAAGGGGGCGACATCTGGGCATATCCAAAAAGTGCAAAGTATTCGTTATGACTGCGATAGTGATGCTTTGCTAATTGGGGTAGAGCAACTAGGAGATATTGCTTGTCATACAGGCGAACGCAGTTGTTTTCATCAAGTGGAAGGACAAATCACTGCACCACCTGGGGACACATTATCGCAGGTGTTTCAGGTAATATGCGATCGCCGCGATCACCCTAATGAAAGTTCTTATACCTGCAAGTTATTTGCTGGTGGTGATAACAAGATTTTAAAGAAAATTGGGGAAGAATCGGCTGAGGTCGTGATGGCGTTTAAGGATGATGAGCCGGACGCGATCGCCGGTGAAGTCGCAGATTTGATATATCATACAATGGTTGCCTTAGCTCACCATCAAGTAGATTTAAAGGCTGTTTATCGCAAGCTGCAAGAACGTCGGCGTTAG
- a CDS encoding DUF2811 domain-containing protein → MNATVSIFTEIPETLHESLKTYLEAHPDWDQNRVLTAALSLFLLQNGDSDRRAARVYLETLFHHC, encoded by the coding sequence ATGAACGCAACAGTTAGTATTTTTACAGAAATCCCCGAAACTCTTCATGAATCACTGAAAACTTACTTAGAAGCCCATCCTGATTGGGATCAAAATCGGGTACTGACAGCAGCACTATCATTGTTTTTGCTGCAAAATGGAGACAGCGATCGCCGTGCTGCCCGTGTTTATTTAGAAACTTTGTTCCATCACTGCTAG